AGTTACTTGTCAGTTAATAAATTATTTATTTTTAAGAATCGCAACATCTTTTTGTTTAACAAAAATGAATTTAAAAATAAAGTTGAAGAAGTTATTCTCTTGTCAGACTTGAAAATAGAAAAAGTTTTGCCAAATACTATTAGGCTGACTTTAAAAGAAAAAAATGCGGCAATTAAATGGATTACTAATAATCAGGAATATCTGGCTGATAATAATGGCCAGATTATAAAACGATATTATAAATTAACCATGCCGAAAATTTTTTCTATTATAGAACAAGCGCCAATAGAAAGTCAGGCAACTAATGATAATTTTATTAAAGTGACCAATTCAGCCAATGACGAGGTGAATTTGGGTGACAAAGTCTTAAGGCCAGAGGATGTCCTGTTTATCTTAGATTTACAAAAGGCTTTAAGCGCTAAAGATTATTTGCAGCCGCAAAGCTTAACCGTACCCAATAATTGGCCGAAATATATAAGCGTGGGATTAAATAACGGAACTAAAATATATTTTAATTTAACTGATTCATTGGAAACGCAAATAAACCGTTTGAATTTGATTATAGACCAGAAAATTAAAAAAAGTAATTTAAGCGGAGTGGATTACATAGATTTAAGATTGGGTGAAAGCGTTTATTATAAGATGAAATAATGGTTGGGGATAAGCCTTTTGCAGGATTTATGCCTAAATGATATAGTTAAGTCATCTTCGCATAATATA
The sequence above is drawn from the Patescibacteria group bacterium genome and encodes:
- a CDS encoding FtsQ-type POTRA domain-containing protein, whose protein sequence is MFSFKKRKNFLVHKKYKIERQSVKYRNPWSLRKGLLGSKLFKVINLFLIIGILGCLYFFIFSNFYNITNIEISGNQIISTDDMLDLTGSYLSVNKLFIFKNRNIFLFNKNEFKNKVEEVILLSDLKIEKVLPNTIRLTLKEKNAAIKWITNNQEYLADNNGQIIKRYYKLTMPKIFSIIEQAPIESQATNDNFIKVTNSANDEVNLGDKVLRPEDVLFILDLQKALSAKDYLQPQSLTVPNNWPKYISVGLNNGTKIYFNLTDSLETQINRLNLIIDQKIKKSNLSGVDYIDLRLGESVYYKMK